A window of Sphingorhabdus lacus contains these coding sequences:
- the leuB gene encoding 3-isopropylmalate dehydrogenase translates to MLIALLPGDGIGPEVIAETRRVLEALSLDSLHFEEALVGGAAYKATGHPLPPETLDLARRADAILFGAVGDPDCDALERHLRPEQAILGLRKELGLFANLRPAKLFPELADASALRPEVASQIDMVIVRELNGDVYFGEKGMRTTADGKREGYDIMSYDEDEVRRIARVGFETAMARGKKLCSVDKANVLETSQLWRDVVIETAQEYPDVALSHMYVDNAAMQLVRNPGQFDVIVTGNLFGDILSDQASMCAGSIGMLPSASLDSAQKGLYEPIHGSAPDIAGQGKANPLATILSAAMMLRYSLNHATAADRIERAVAMALANGARSPDLGGTLSTREMGDAVLAALT, encoded by the coding sequence GTGCTCATTGCTTTGCTTCCCGGTGACGGAATTGGACCCGAAGTCATTGCGGAGACCCGCCGCGTGCTGGAAGCACTTTCGCTCGACTCGCTCCATTTTGAGGAGGCTCTAGTTGGCGGCGCTGCCTATAAGGCGACCGGACATCCTCTGCCGCCTGAAACGCTGGACCTGGCCCGACGTGCTGATGCCATTTTATTCGGTGCCGTGGGTGATCCTGATTGTGATGCGCTCGAACGGCATCTGCGCCCCGAACAGGCGATCCTTGGTTTGCGGAAAGAACTTGGCCTTTTTGCCAATTTGCGTCCTGCCAAACTATTTCCCGAACTCGCCGACGCCAGCGCCTTGCGTCCCGAAGTCGCCAGCCAGATCGATATGGTCATCGTGCGCGAATTGAATGGCGACGTCTATTTTGGCGAGAAGGGCATGCGCACCACAGCGGACGGAAAGCGCGAAGGCTATGACATCATGTCCTATGATGAGGATGAGGTCCGCCGGATTGCCCGGGTCGGATTTGAAACCGCCATGGCGCGGGGAAAAAAGCTGTGCTCGGTGGATAAGGCCAATGTGCTGGAGACATCGCAATTGTGGCGCGATGTGGTGATTGAAACCGCGCAGGAATATCCCGATGTCGCGCTCAGCCATATGTATGTCGATAATGCCGCGATGCAGTTGGTGCGCAACCCGGGGCAGTTTGATGTCATCGTGACCGGAAATTTGTTCGGCGACATCCTGTCGGATCAGGCCAGTATGTGCGCGGGATCGATCGGAATGCTGCCGAGCGCCTCGCTTGATAGCGCGCAAAAGGGGCTCTACGAGCCCATCCACGGAAGCGCGCCGGATATTGCAGGGCAGGGCAAGGCCAACCCGTTGGCGACCATATTGTCGGCGGCGATGATGCTGCGTTATTCGCTGAATCATGCCACCGCGGCGGACCGGATTGAGCGTGCGGTTGCCATGGCGTTGGCAAATGGTGCGCGCTCGCCTGATCTGGGCGGTACGCTATCCACCCGTGAAATGGGCGATGCCGTTCTTGCTGCCTTGACCTGA